One region of Quercus lobata isolate SW786 chromosome 2, ValleyOak3.0 Primary Assembly, whole genome shotgun sequence genomic DNA includes:
- the LOC115968854 gene encoding eukaryotic translation initiation factor 3 subunit B-like — MDFCWSPTDPVIALFVPTDADEMQPARVSLIHVPNKEELKKKNLNGVRDCKMFWQSNGEYLAVLFNQFNGMRSTTYQRFVIFGIKDPGIPVEDFELENENDMIIAFSWEPNGQRFAVIHALDQRQNVSFYSVIKAQNRFQFSKLVTLEVEQAGSLHWSPAGRFILLAAMRGCGGDLIFYDVDALGTLAIERFVATNIEWSPTGRYVATIRTLSDDLDVRQEEFQEGVMIWSFFGVLLYQIPRRHLTQFWWRPRPSPSSSTQEMQDVLEVVNELDIDLDNDLDNLIQFGDVDNEDKEVFTLSTEQLSTWKAPEGWDQWWTEIGRMMNKNRNAALKEPERKEEKLDG; from the exons atggatttCTGTTGGTCACCTACCGATCCTGTAATAGCTCTATTTGTTCCTACAGATGCTGATGAGATGCAGCCTGCCAGG GTCAGTCTGATACATGTTCCCAATAAAGAggaattaaagaagaagaatctcAATGGTGTTAGAGATTGCAAAATGTTCTGGCAAAGCAATGGGGAATATCTTGCTGTTCTGTTCAACCAGTTCAATGGAATGAGGAGTACTACTTATCAACGTTTTGTGATCTTTGGTATCAAAGATCCAGGTATCCCTGTTGAGGACTTTGAACTTGAGAATGAGAATGACATGATTATTGCATTTTCTTGGGAGCCAAATGGCCAAAGATTTGCAGTCATCCATGCTTTAGATCAAAGGCAGAATGTGAGTTTTTACTCGGTTATAAAAGCTCAGAACAGATTCCAATTCTCAAAGCTTGTAACTCTGGAAGTTGAGCAGGCAGGTTCTCTTCACTGGTCACCTGCTGGGCGTTTCATTCTACTAGCAGCAATGAGGGGTTGTGGTGGAGACTTGATATTTTATGACGTTGATGCTCTGGGAACCTTAGCTATCGAACGTTTTGTGGCAACAAACATTGAGTGGTCTCCTACTGGAAG GTATGTTGCAACTATCAGGACTTTATCTGATGATTTGGATGTCAGGCAAGAGGAATTTCAAGAAGGGGTCATGATTTGGTCCTTCTTTGGGGTGCTATTGTATCAGATTCCAAGGAGGCATTTAACACAG TTTTGGTGGCGTCCGAGGCCCTCTCCCTCCTCTAGTACCCAAGAAATGCAAGATGTGCTAGAGGTTGTGAACGAACTTGATATTGACCTTGACAACGACCTTGATAACCTTATTCAATTTGGCGACGTTGATAACGAGGACAAAGAAGTTTTCACATTATCTACAGAGCAGCTTTCCACTTGGAAAGCACCAGAGGGCTGGGATCAGTGGTGGACAGAGATTGGACGTATGATGAATAAAAATCGGAATGCAGCACTGAAGGAGCCTGAGAGGAAGGAAGAGAAGCTGGACGGATAG
- the LOC115973621 gene encoding eukaryotic translation initiation factor 3 subunit B-like, whose product MEVVTGSGSSSFGVHLQHWLTDKRARDQFLIQCSVDLEIYWNIGAGHLKPELFDHRTIFLESAMWSPSGTYLATTLKTGSVIWGGATFFIPLMFCDHNMVKLIDFSVGEKYLVSYSEHDRKGAALKIFDVKSGEVKMVIERSQGEHATGGIAGISQAAWPIFRWSGRNG is encoded by the exons ATGGAAGTTGTTACTGGCTCTGGTTCATCCTCTTTTGGG GTGCATCTTCAACATTGGCTTACTGACAAAAGAGCTCGAGATCAGTTTCTCATTCAATGTTCTGTGGACCTTGAGATTTATTGGAATATTGGTGCAGGACATTTGAAGCCTGAGCTTTTTGATCATCGTACG ATTTTTCTAGAATCTGCTATGTGGTCCCCTTCTGGGACTTACTTGGCCACCACTCTCAAAACGGGTTCTGTCATCTGGGGAGGCGCAACTTTTTTTATACCCTTAATGTTTTGTGATCACAACATG GTTAAGCTAATTGATTTCTCAGTTGGGGAGAAATATTTGGTCAGCTACAGCGAGCATGATAGAAAA GGGGCTGCgcttaaaatttttgatgtAAAAAGTGGAGAAGTAAAGATGGTTATTGAAAGAAGTCAGGGTGAGCATGCGACTGGGGGAATTGCAGGCATATCTCAAGCAGCCTGGCCTATTTTTAG ATGGAGTGGCAGAAATG gctga
- the LOC115977058 gene encoding probable sugar phosphate/phosphate translocator At4g32390 — protein sequence MALSESVVKKVLLSYTYVAIWIFLSFSVIVYNKYILDRKLYNWPFPISLTMIHMSFCSFLAYLLVKVFKVVELPSTMTRDLYLKSVVPIGALYSLSLWFSNSTYIYLSVSFIQMLKALMPVAVYSIGVLFKKDSFKSDTMVNMLSISVGVAIAAYGEAKFDSFGVMLQLLAVAFEATRLVMIQILLNSRGISLNPITSLYYVAPCCLVFLCFPWVVMEYPLLRDTSSFHLDFVIFGTNSLCAFALNLAVFLLVGKTSALTMNVAGVVKDWLLIAFSWSVIKDTVTPINLFGYGLAFLGVAYYNHSKLQALKAAEAQKKVQQADEEAGRLLEEKEGEGTGKKTETQD from the coding sequence atggcactttccgaaagtgttgtgaaaaaggTCCTTCTCTCCTACACCTACGTAGCAATCTGGATCTTCCTCAGCTTCTCCGTCATCGTGTACAACAAGTACATCCTCGACCGCAAGCTCTACAACTGGCCATTCCCGATCTCGCTCACCATGATCCACATGTCCTTCTGTTCCTTCCTCGCCTACCTTCTCGTCAAAGTTTTCAAGGTCGTGGAACTCCCATCCACCATGACTCGTGACCTTTACCTCAAATCTGTGGTACCCATTGGAGCTCTCTACTCCCTTTCCCTCTGGTTCTCCAACTCCACCTACATCTACCTCTCCGTCTCCTTCATCCAAATGCTCAAGGCTCTCATGCCCGTCGCGGTTTACTCCATCGGGGTTTTGTTCAAAAAGGACTCTTTCAAATCCGACACCATGGTCAACATGCTCTCGATCAGTGTCGGTGTCGCAATCGCGGCTTATGGGGAGGCAAAGTTCGATTCTTTCGGGGTCATGTTGCAGCTGTTGGCTGTGGCTTTTGAGGCCACCCGTTTGGTGATGATCCAGATTTTGTTGAATTCCAGAGGTATTAGTTTGAACCCCATCACTTCGCTTTACTATGTTGCGCCTTGTTGTCTTGTTTTCTTGTGTTTCCCTTGGGTGGTTATGGAGTACCCTTTGTTGAGAGACACCTCGAGTTTCCATCTCGATTTTGTTATCTTCGGGACAAATTCGCTTTGCGCTTTTGCTCTGAATTTGGCTGTGTTTTTGCTGGTGGGGAAGACTTCGGCTTTGACAATGAATGTGGCCGGTGTTGTTAAGGACTGGCTGTTGATCGCTTTCTCTTGGTCGGTGATTAAGGACACTGTGACCCCTATTAATTTGTTTGGGTATGGCTTGGCATTTCTGGGTGTGGCGTATTACAATCATTCCAAGTTGCAGGCTCTTAAGGCGGCCGAGGCGCAGAAAAAGGTGCAACAGGCTGATGAGGAGGCCGGCAGATTGTTGGAGGAGAAAGAAGGGGAAGGAACTGGAAAGAAGACTGAAACACAAGATTGa
- the LOC115977059 gene encoding beta-glucuronosyltransferase GlcAT14B-like: MDTNTKPQKKKKWFLALGFTLLVSTILIFLTVFTSSNPSTQFYRRSHVKKQVPHFVESKLEVSETSKDSVPRLAYLISGSMGDGESLKRTLKALYHPRNQYAVHLDLEAPAEERIDLASFVRNEPMFREVGNVRMVLRANLVTYRGPTMVTNTLHAAAILLKEGGDWDWFINLSASDYPLVTQDDLLHTLSAIPRNLNFIEHTSDIGWKEYQRAKPVIVDPGLYSLHKSDVFWVSEQRSVPSAYRLFTGSAWMMLSRPFIEFCLWGWDNLPRIVLMYYANFLSSPEGYFHTVICNAPEFRNTTVNHDLHFISWDNPPKQHPHFLTVDDYQRMVDSNAPFARKFGRNESVLERIDSELLGRNADGYVPGGWFNSQGNANVTVLPQVIANTTELKPGPGASRLRRLITGLLNAEDFHETQCA; the protein is encoded by the exons ATGGACACGAATACTAAGccacagaagaagaaaaaatggttTCTTGCATTGGGTTTCACTCTTCTAGTCTCCACCATCCTCATATTCCTCACTGTTTTCACTTCCTCAAACCCCTCCACACAGTTCTACCGCCGATCCCATGTGAAAAAACAGGTTCCACACTTTGTGGAATCGAAGTTAGAGGTGTCAGAGACATCCAAGGATTCAGTCCCAAGATTGGCTTACTTAATCTCAGGCTCAATGGGTGATGGTGAGAGCTTGAAGAGGACGCTAAAGGCTTTGTATCATCCAAGGAATCAGTACGCTGTGCACTTGGACTTGGAGGCCCCAGCAGAGGAGAGGATAGACTTGGCGAGTTTTGTGAGGAACGAGCCGATGTTCAGGGAAGTGGGAAATGTGAGAATGGTTTTGAGAGCCAATTTGGTTACTTATAGAGGCCCTACTATGGTGACTAATACGCTTCACGCGGCGGCGATATTGTTGAAGGAAGGTGGGGATTGGGATTGGTTTATCAACTTGAGCGCTTCGGATTATCCCTTGGTTACACAAGATG ATCTGCTTCATACATTGTCAGCTATTCCAAGAAACCTTAATTTTATCGAGCATACAAGTGACATTGGCTGGAAGGA GTATCAGAGAGCCAAGCCTGTTATAGTTGATCCAGGTCTATATAGCTTGCATAAATCAGATGTATTTTGGGTCTCAGAGCAAAGGAGTGTACCATCTGCATATAGGCTATTTACAG GTTCTGCTTGGATGATGCTCTCTCGCCCGTTTATCGAATTTTGTTTATGGGGCTGGGACAACCTCCCAAGGATAGTCCTTATGTATTATGCCAACTTTCTTTCTTCACCCGAAGGTTATTTCCACACAGTCATCTGCAATGCCCCAGAGTTCCGGAACACTACTGTAAACCATGACCTCCATTTTATATCATGGGACAACCCTCCAAAACAACACCCTCATTTTCTAACTGTTGATGACTATCAGAGGATGGTAGACAGCAATGCCCCCTTCGCAAGGAAGTTTGGCAGGAATGAGTCAGTACTTGAGAGGATTGATTCTGAGCTGTTGGGCCGCAATGCTGATGGATATGTACCTGGTGGATGGTTTAATTCTCAAGGAAATGCAAACGTAACTGTGCTACCTCAGGTGATAGCCAACACCACTGAACTTAAGCCAGGTCCAGGTGCTTCAAGGCTCAGACGCCTCATCACTGGTTTGTTAAATGCAGAGGATTTTCATGAGACGCAGTGCGCTTGA
- the LOC115956885 gene encoding pentatricopeptide repeat-containing protein At5g66520-like yields MIQKTVTNNALISLTQKCKTLNQLKQIHAHLLKSQLPENPYAIAPFLSIAATSKNRSFLSYASSIFGHLCHRNTFMYNTMIRGHVQLNSPIPAILCYLDMLNYDLLANNYTFPPLIKACTILVSSSKVIGSLVHAHVVKFGFRDDPFVVSVLIEFYSVKHDMGTARLLFDKTPNKDVVMWTTMIDGYGKMGDLENARTLFDEMPQRNVISWSAIMAAYSRVSDFKEVLSLFRKMQEAGLKPIESVLVSVLTACAHLGAVTQGLWVHSYAKRYKLDSNPILATALVDMYSKCGCVESALSVFESILNKDAGAWNAMISGVAMNGDARKSLELFNQMASTGTQPTDTTFVAVLTACTHAKMVDEGLKLFEQMGTIYRVDPQLEHYACVVDLLARSGMLEEAEKFIEKKMGGFGRGDANVWGALLGACRIYGNIEIGNRVWKKLTDMGVADFGTRVLSYNIYKEAGWDMEAKKVRKTISEVRMKKKPGCSVIEVDGKVQEFLAGDLCHPCAQEIYKMLDLFSKIMRLREFF; encoded by the coding sequence ATGATTCAAAAAACCGTTACAAACAACGCCCTCATTTCTCTCACACAGAAATGCAAAACTTTGAACCAACTCAAGCAAATCCATGCCCACCTCCTCAAATCCCAACTACCCGAAAACCCGTACGCCATAGCTCCGTTCCTATCCATTGCCGCAACTTCCAAAAACCGTTCTTTCCTTTCTTACGCTAGCTCAATTTTTGGCCATCTTTGTCACCGCAACACGTTCATGTACAACACTATGATCAGAGGCCATGTTCAATTAAATTCACCGATACCCGCCATTTTGTGCTATCTTGACATGTTGAATTATGACCTTTTGGCCAATAACTATACGTTTCCACCATTGATTAAAGCTTGTACGATTTTAGTTTCTTCTTCGAAAGTCATAGGTAGTTTAGTTCATGCCCATGTTGTTAAATTCGGATTCCGTGATGACCCTTTTGTCGTTAGTGTGCTTATTGAGTTTTACTCCGTAAAACATGACATGGGAACTGCAAGATTGTTGTTTGATAAAACTCCAAATAAGGATGTGGTTATGTGGACAACGATGATTGATGGTTATGGCAAGATGGGGGATTTGGAAAATGCGAGGAcattgtttgatgaaatgcctcAGAGGAATGTGATATCTTGGAGTGCGATAATGGCTGCTTATTCTCGGGTTAGTGACTTCAAAGAGGTTCTTAGTTTGTTTAGGAAAATGCAAGAAGCGGGTTTGAAGCCTATTGAGTCGGTTCTTGTTAGCGTTCTTACTGCATGTGCTCATCTTGGTGCAGTCACACAAGGGTTGTGGGTCCACTCATATGCTAAGCGGTATAAACTTGACTCGAATCCAATTTTGGCGACCGCATTAGTGGACATGTACTCAAAATGCGGTTGTGTGGAATCAGCTCTATCAGTTTTTGAGAGTATTCTTAATAAGGATGCTGGGGCATGGAATGCTATGATTTCTGGTGTTGCAATGAATGGAGATGCAAGGAAGTCGCTGGAACTATTCAATCAAATGGCTTCAACTGGAACTCAACCTACTGACACAACATTTGTTGCTGTTCTTACAGCTTGTACACATGCAAAGATGGTTGATGAGGGTCTTAAATTGTTTGAACAAATGGGTACTATTTATAGGGTTGACCCCCAGCTCGAGCATTATGCAtgtgttgttgatcttttggcTAGATCTGGTATGTTAGAGGAGGCTGAGAAGTTTATAGAGAAGAAAATGGGGGGCTTTGGTAGAGGAGATGCGAATGTCTGGGGAGCGCTACTGGGTGCATGTAGAATTTATGGGAACATTGAAATTGGGAACAGAGTATGGAAAAAGCTGACTGATATGGGGGTAGCTGATTTTGGCACTCGTGTTctttcatataatatatataaggaGGCTGGCTGGGACATGGAGGCAAAGAAAGTCAGGAAAACAATCTCGGAGGTGAGAATGAAGAAGAAACCAGGTTGCAGTGTGATAGAGGTGGATGGCAAAGTTCAAGAGTTCCTTGCTGGTGATCTTTGCCATCCTTGTGcacaagaaatatataagatgcttgatttattttccaaaatcatGAGGTTAAGAGagttcttttaa